One genomic window of Arthrobacter caoxuetaonis includes the following:
- a CDS encoding phage holin family protein: MNSSASTRTQRANGSSSLVGLSKVMARLLPRQISDELALALAEMKQKGIKAGIAAGFMVAALLCLAALGVALIAAAILGLATVMPAWLAALLVAALFLVIAGVAALVGISRFKKTMPLLPEDALRGVRYDLGVLKEGRSFDPATLDAPKQPKPKDEGKGKQEKPEDAVHKPTPEELRIRLRQRREHMAAVRDGLGEKADVKKQMSDLKARRSASRRRPGSTSADGTASPDGTRGTADEIGTMLRERKQPLAVLGASLVAMGILLRRLMRK; the protein is encoded by the coding sequence ATGAACAGCTCCGCAAGCACCAGGACCCAACGGGCAAACGGAAGCTCATCGCTGGTTGGACTCTCCAAGGTCATGGCACGCCTGCTTCCGCGGCAAATCAGCGACGAACTGGCCCTTGCGCTGGCGGAAATGAAGCAGAAGGGCATCAAAGCCGGGATCGCAGCCGGTTTTATGGTTGCGGCTCTCCTGTGCCTGGCCGCGCTTGGCGTTGCCCTGATCGCCGCAGCCATCCTGGGGCTGGCAACAGTGATGCCCGCCTGGCTGGCCGCCCTCCTGGTCGCCGCGCTTTTCCTGGTGATCGCCGGGGTTGCCGCGCTGGTAGGTATTTCGCGTTTCAAGAAGACCATGCCGCTGCTGCCCGAAGATGCTCTTCGCGGAGTCCGCTATGACCTTGGCGTCCTGAAGGAGGGCCGCAGCTTCGATCCGGCCACCCTGGACGCACCGAAGCAGCCCAAACCCAAGGACGAAGGCAAGGGCAAGCAGGAGAAACCCGAGGACGCCGTCCACAAGCCCACTCCCGAAGAGCTGCGCATCCGGCTGCGCCAGCGCCGCGAGCACATGGCTGCCGTGCGTGACGGGCTCGGCGAAAAGGCCGACGTCAAAAAGCAGATGTCTGACCTCAAGGCCCGCCGCTCGGCCTCGCGCCGCCGGCCTGGCAGCACATCCGCGGACGGAACGGCTTCACCCGACGGAACGAGGGGCACCGCCGACGAGATCGGCACCATGCTGCGCGAGCGCAAGCAGCCGCTTGCGGTGCTCGGCGCGTCACTGGTCGCCATGGGAATCCTCCTCCGCAGGCTGATGCGTAAATAG
- a CDS encoding DMT family transporter: MTGIAIACALASAFFLAFGAQRQGSAVSADTGGLDLNSSGFVRLLRNPRWLFGLLLLGIGMGLNVAALAMAPLTVVQPIGSLALVITTIVNSRDQGLRLNRVTVVSIIACVAGSMLFVTLAVGATRTDQVVEPRQEITIVMILAVVVSFFALLNLLFGKRLGAIAHILGAGILFGFVAVLTKTIAADLLDPNGRFLLNVPWYTVAGIVVAGGLGAWFVQSAYSSGPPDLVIAGLTVIDPMVGIAIGIGVLNELRPDVPAVLAVGMGVCALVAIVGVVALSRYHPDVIKRRAAQKRRQRPSASKPAGNRKP, translated from the coding sequence ATGACCGGCATCGCCATCGCCTGCGCCCTGGCCAGCGCCTTCTTCCTGGCCTTCGGCGCCCAGCGCCAGGGCAGCGCGGTCAGCGCCGACACCGGCGGGCTGGACCTTAATTCCTCAGGCTTCGTGAGGCTGCTCCGGAACCCGCGCTGGCTGTTCGGCCTGCTCCTGCTGGGGATCGGCATGGGACTGAACGTCGCCGCGCTGGCAATGGCGCCCCTGACAGTCGTGCAGCCCATTGGCTCGCTGGCACTGGTCATCACCACCATCGTGAACTCACGGGACCAGGGTCTTCGGCTGAACCGGGTCACTGTCGTTTCGATCATCGCCTGTGTCGCCGGGAGCATGCTGTTCGTGACCCTTGCCGTCGGCGCGACGAGAACCGACCAAGTTGTCGAACCCCGGCAGGAAATCACGATCGTGATGATTCTCGCCGTCGTGGTTTCCTTCTTCGCCCTCCTGAACCTGCTGTTCGGCAAGCGGCTCGGCGCGATCGCTCACATCCTCGGAGCCGGCATCCTCTTCGGTTTCGTTGCCGTTCTCACCAAAACGATCGCGGCCGACCTGCTGGACCCCAACGGACGCTTCCTGCTCAACGTGCCGTGGTACACGGTCGCCGGGATCGTGGTGGCGGGGGGACTCGGTGCCTGGTTCGTGCAAAGTGCCTATTCCAGCGGTCCTCCGGACCTGGTGATCGCCGGACTGACGGTGATCGACCCAATGGTGGGGATCGCGATCGGCATTGGGGTCCTGAATGAACTCCGTCCCGATGTTCCCGCCGTGCTGGCCGTGGGGATGGGAGTCTGCGCCCTGGTTGCTATTGTTGGGGTGGTCGCCCTGTCCCGGTACCATCCGGACGTCATCAAACGCAGGGCAGCCCAGAAGCGGCGCCAAAGACCTTCGGCATCGAAGCCGGCCGGCAACCGCAAGCCCTGA
- a CDS encoding sugar porter family MFS transporter — MSHPAKVIAVTVAAAVGGLLFGFDTAVINGAVDAIGGDFNLSAGVLGFTVAITLLGCAIGAWFAGQLADRIGRKTVMVSAAVLFAANSIGSAWAFSVWDLMLWRLIGGLAIGTASVIAPGYIAEVAPAKWRGALGSVQQLAITLGIFAALLSDAFLANTAGSAFNELWWGMAAWRWMLLVGVFPAIVYGLLALTIPESPQYLVRKNRDPEAARVLRDITGVRDTDKKIAEIRASFEHEERATYADLRGSMLGLKPILWVGMAIAALQQLVGINAIFYYSTTLWQSVGFSESDSFTTSVITSVVNVLMTIVAIAFVDRVGRRKLLMVGSVGMFIGLLAATVSFFQADDSSGEILLPQPWGAIALIGANLFVVFFAATWGPVMWVTLGEIFPNSIRSLALGLSTMVNWIFNFIVTLSFPWVSENFGLWIMYAIFTIFAVVSFWFVKTKLPELSGRELEEDRDKL, encoded by the coding sequence GTGTCGCACCCTGCCAAAGTCATAGCGGTTACCGTGGCTGCCGCAGTTGGCGGCCTGCTGTTCGGCTTTGACACCGCTGTCATCAACGGGGCCGTCGATGCGATCGGCGGGGACTTCAATCTCAGCGCGGGAGTGCTGGGCTTTACTGTTGCCATCACCTTGCTGGGCTGCGCTATCGGTGCCTGGTTCGCCGGCCAGCTGGCGGACCGCATTGGCCGTAAGACCGTGATGGTGTCCGCCGCTGTCCTTTTCGCCGCCAACTCCATCGGCTCGGCCTGGGCCTTCAGCGTCTGGGACCTGATGCTGTGGCGGCTGATCGGTGGCCTGGCCATCGGGACCGCCTCCGTCATCGCGCCGGGGTACATTGCGGAGGTCGCACCGGCCAAGTGGCGCGGAGCCTTGGGGTCGGTGCAGCAGCTCGCCATTACGCTGGGCATTTTCGCGGCCCTGCTGTCAGACGCCTTCCTGGCCAACACTGCGGGCAGCGCGTTCAACGAGCTGTGGTGGGGGATGGCAGCCTGGCGCTGGATGCTGCTGGTCGGTGTCTTTCCGGCGATCGTTTATGGGCTTCTCGCTTTGACGATCCCCGAATCTCCCCAGTATCTGGTGCGCAAAAACCGTGACCCGGAAGCAGCAAGGGTGCTGCGGGACATCACCGGCGTCCGGGACACAGACAAAAAGATCGCTGAAATCCGGGCCAGTTTTGAGCATGAGGAACGTGCGACCTACGCCGACCTGCGCGGGAGCATGCTGGGCCTGAAGCCGATTCTCTGGGTGGGCATGGCCATTGCCGCACTGCAGCAGCTGGTCGGCATCAATGCGATCTTCTACTACTCGACGACGCTGTGGCAGTCGGTGGGCTTCAGCGAATCCGATTCCTTCACGACGTCGGTGATCACCTCGGTCGTCAACGTGCTGATGACGATCGTGGCCATCGCATTCGTCGACAGGGTAGGCCGCCGCAAGCTGCTGATGGTCGGTTCGGTTGGCATGTTCATCGGTTTGCTGGCCGCAACAGTCTCCTTCTTCCAAGCCGATGACAGCAGCGGAGAAATCTTGCTGCCCCAGCCGTGGGGCGCTATTGCCCTGATCGGTGCCAACCTTTTCGTGGTCTTCTTCGCGGCGACGTGGGGTCCGGTCATGTGGGTGACCCTGGGCGAGATTTTCCCGAATAGCATCAGGTCACTGGCCCTTGGGCTGAGCACCATGGTGAACTGGATCTTCAATTTCATTGTGACCCTTTCCTTCCCGTGGGTCAGCGAAAACTTCGGGTTGTGGATTATGTACGCCATCTTTACGATCTTTGCCGTTGTCTCGTTCTGGTTCGTGAAGACAAAACTTCCCGAGCTGTCCGGACGCGAACTTGAGGAAGACCGCGACAAGTTGTGA
- a CDS encoding CDP-alcohol phosphatidyltransferase family protein — MIKLIGAGSRPGRGERVLDTFWTLPNLITILRFLGVPLFVWFIARDSYGPAFVTLVIIGSTDWVDGYLARRLDQVSRTGKWLDPVADRLALIIVAIVFVVDQIAPSWLVWTIVIPDLILIANSLILFGGSPNLPVSNIGKIRTALLLIGAPMLLLQRVPGFGYEWLIIVGNIVLATGCAGHIAAFAGYMRASWRKYRLQNAVPVRTPHAS, encoded by the coding sequence GTGATCAAGCTCATCGGCGCCGGTTCCCGTCCGGGCCGGGGGGAAAGGGTCCTTGATACGTTCTGGACCCTTCCAAACCTGATCACCATCCTCCGCTTCCTTGGCGTACCACTTTTTGTCTGGTTTATCGCCAGGGACAGCTACGGTCCGGCCTTTGTCACACTGGTCATTATCGGTTCCACGGACTGGGTAGACGGCTACCTCGCACGGAGGCTGGACCAGGTGTCACGGACGGGCAAATGGCTCGACCCCGTTGCTGACCGGCTGGCCCTGATCATCGTGGCGATCGTATTCGTCGTCGACCAGATTGCTCCGTCCTGGCTCGTCTGGACGATTGTCATCCCGGATCTGATCCTCATTGCGAACTCCCTCATACTCTTCGGCGGGAGCCCGAACCTTCCGGTGAGCAACATCGGGAAGATCAGGACCGCGCTGCTGCTCATCGGCGCTCCGATGCTCCTGCTCCAAAGAGTCCCGGGCTTCGGGTACGAGTGGCTGATCATCGTCGGGAACATCGTGCTTGCCACTGGTTGTGCCGGACACATCGCAGCCTTTGCCGGCTACATGCGGGCCTCCTGGCGGAAATACAGGCTGCAAAACGCCGTGCCCGTCAGGACACCGCATGCGTCCTGA
- a CDS encoding glycosyltransferase has product MTEEPAEKPLTILIACDTYPPHLNGAAQFGFRLAQGMHGRGHDVHVLAPSPGSGPSHSETDGPWAVHRLRSHGVPTHEYWRICLPWEIKKHISLLLDRIKPDVVHVQCHYMVGEYTLYEARKRGIRVVATNHFMPENLDPFLPFPTWFKQIVARNSWRDMGKVMGRAHVVTTPTPLAAKAMTEYASLPDVLPLSNGIDASAYELQDGEEIQRPDHPTILFVGRLAEEKHVDVLIDAVAKTPRELNLHAEIVGGGEVKQALIAQATRLGLQDRVVFRGLVDDEELRQAYLRADLFCMPGTAELQSLVTLEAMSASTPVLLADAMALPHLVEHGRNGYLFQPGDSSELAGRITEILSLPDSEREQMGRHSRAMVEPHSLEGTLATFEKLYRGEGDTAFPG; this is encoded by the coding sequence GTGACCGAGGAACCGGCAGAAAAACCGCTGACTATCCTGATCGCCTGTGACACCTACCCACCGCACCTGAACGGTGCGGCCCAGTTCGGCTTCCGCCTGGCCCAGGGCATGCACGGCCGCGGCCACGACGTCCACGTCCTGGCACCAAGCCCCGGCAGCGGCCCGAGCCATTCGGAAACGGACGGCCCCTGGGCAGTGCACCGGCTTCGTTCCCACGGAGTGCCCACGCACGAGTACTGGCGGATTTGCCTGCCGTGGGAAATCAAGAAGCACATATCCCTGCTGCTTGACCGCATCAAGCCGGACGTCGTCCACGTCCAGTGCCACTACATGGTCGGCGAGTACACCCTCTACGAGGCCCGCAAACGTGGAATCCGCGTTGTTGCGACGAACCACTTCATGCCCGAAAACCTGGATCCGTTCCTGCCGTTCCCGACGTGGTTCAAGCAGATCGTGGCCCGGAACTCGTGGCGCGACATGGGCAAGGTCATGGGCCGCGCGCACGTCGTCACCACTCCCACCCCGCTCGCTGCCAAGGCCATGACGGAATATGCGTCCCTGCCTGACGTACTGCCGCTTTCCAATGGCATCGATGCCTCGGCCTACGAGCTGCAGGACGGCGAAGAAATCCAGCGGCCGGATCACCCGACCATCCTGTTCGTCGGACGCCTCGCTGAAGAAAAACATGTCGACGTGCTGATCGACGCCGTCGCCAAGACTCCCCGCGAGCTGAACCTGCACGCCGAGATCGTCGGCGGCGGAGAAGTGAAGCAGGCGCTGATCGCCCAGGCAACACGGCTGGGGCTCCAGGACAGGGTTGTCTTCCGCGGCCTGGTGGACGACGAGGAGCTGCGCCAGGCCTACCTGCGCGCGGACCTTTTCTGCATGCCGGGAACCGCCGAACTGCAGTCCCTGGTCACGCTGGAAGCGATGTCTGCCTCCACTCCGGTGCTGCTGGCTGACGCCATGGCGCTGCCGCACCTGGTCGAACACGGCCGGAACGGCTATCTCTTCCAGCCGGGGGACAGCTCGGAACTGGCCGGCCGGATCACGGAGATCCTCTCGCTTCCGGACAGTGAGCGGGAGCAGATGGGACGGCACAGCCGGGCCATGGTCGAGCCGCACAGCCTCGAAGGGACCCTTGCGACATTTGAGAAGCTCTACCGGGGCGAAGGCGACACCGCCTTCCCCGGCTAG
- the dnaG gene encoding DNA primase, giving the protein MAGLIKREDIDEVRSRTDIKAVVDGYVTLKSAGIGSFKGLCPFHDERSPSFHVRPQVGTYHCFGCGESGDVISFVQKMEHGSFSETVEKLAARLGYELHYEDGGTGPRREDVGKRQRLLDAHKVAAEFFRAQLITSGAAAARGFLAERGFDPAAAEHFGVGYAPQGWDSLLKHLTGKGFTREELAQTGMFSTGSDASRFYDRFRGRLIWPIRDLTGAVIGFGARKLYEDDQGPKYLNTPETPLYKKSQVLYGIDLAKRSIAKDRQLVVVEGYTDVMACHLAGITTAVATCGTAFGTDHIKIARRLLSDDGTGGEVIFTFDGDAAGQKAALRAFEEDQRFTAQTFVAVDPNGMDPCDIRQQKGDAAVAELIRSRRPLFEFAIRSTLAKFDLNTVEGRISALRAAAPVVAEIRDPAMRPAYARELAGWLGSEVDDVLRAVNAAAKRLREGARTGAPGNQGGGNDGANERTQHRPGPQQYGHGQDDGQGAPQPQPAFARPDPNDPAARMERQSLEVVLQQPGMLDEGQWERFKAARFTVPAYLAVHNAIRAAGVVPASAAAWVEQVRQELPDALRGFVSELAVTPIPARDADALALYCRDILNRLFELQVTHLKAEKLGQLQRLDPNADPALFQQLNRELMELEMQRRALREIQ; this is encoded by the coding sequence ATGGCCGGCCTGATTAAACGCGAAGACATTGATGAAGTACGTTCCCGGACCGACATCAAGGCGGTTGTGGACGGGTATGTCACGCTTAAGTCCGCCGGAATTGGCTCCTTCAAGGGTCTGTGCCCCTTCCACGACGAACGCTCGCCGTCCTTCCATGTCCGCCCCCAGGTAGGCACCTACCACTGCTTCGGCTGCGGCGAGAGCGGCGACGTGATCTCCTTCGTGCAGAAGATGGAACACGGATCCTTCTCCGAAACCGTGGAAAAACTGGCCGCCCGCCTGGGCTACGAGCTGCACTACGAAGACGGCGGCACCGGCCCCCGCCGGGAAGACGTCGGCAAGCGCCAGCGCCTCCTGGACGCCCACAAGGTTGCCGCGGAGTTCTTCCGCGCCCAGCTCATCACCTCCGGGGCGGCCGCCGCCCGGGGTTTCCTGGCCGAGCGGGGCTTTGACCCGGCAGCCGCCGAACACTTTGGTGTGGGCTACGCCCCGCAGGGCTGGGACTCCCTGCTCAAGCACCTCACCGGCAAGGGCTTCACGCGTGAAGAACTGGCGCAGACCGGGATGTTCTCCACCGGCTCCGACGCCTCCCGCTTCTACGACCGGTTCCGCGGCCGGCTCATCTGGCCCATCCGCGACCTGACCGGCGCCGTGATCGGTTTCGGCGCACGCAAGCTGTACGAGGACGACCAGGGCCCCAAATACCTCAACACCCCCGAAACCCCGCTCTACAAGAAATCCCAGGTCCTGTACGGCATCGACCTCGCCAAGCGGTCCATCGCCAAGGACCGCCAGCTCGTGGTCGTGGAAGGCTATACAGACGTCATGGCGTGCCACCTTGCCGGCATCACCACCGCCGTCGCTACCTGCGGCACCGCCTTCGGCACCGACCACATCAAGATCGCGCGCAGGCTGCTCTCCGACGACGGCACCGGGGGAGAGGTCATCTTTACCTTCGACGGTGATGCGGCGGGGCAGAAGGCCGCACTCCGGGCGTTCGAGGAGGACCAGCGCTTCACGGCACAGACCTTCGTGGCGGTGGATCCGAACGGCATGGACCCCTGCGACATCCGGCAGCAGAAGGGTGACGCAGCTGTTGCGGAACTTATCCGGTCCCGGCGCCCCCTGTTCGAGTTCGCGATCCGGTCCACGCTGGCGAAGTTCGACCTCAACACTGTGGAAGGGCGGATCTCGGCGCTGCGGGCCGCTGCGCCGGTAGTCGCGGAAATCCGTGACCCAGCCATGCGCCCCGCCTACGCCCGTGAACTCGCCGGCTGGCTGGGCAGTGAAGTCGATGATGTCCTGCGGGCGGTCAACGCGGCCGCCAAACGCCTGCGCGAGGGGGCGCGGACCGGTGCGCCCGGTAACCAGGGCGGCGGGAACGACGGAGCGAACGAGCGCACGCAGCACCGCCCCGGCCCCCAGCAGTACGGCCACGGCCAGGACGACGGGCAGGGAGCCCCGCAGCCGCAGCCCGCCTTCGCCCGCCCAGACCCCAACGATCCTGCGGCCAGGATGGAACGCCAGTCGCTGGAAGTTGTCCTTCAGCAGCCCGGCATGCTCGACGAGGGCCAGTGGGAACGGTTCAAAGCGGCTCGGTTCACTGTCCCGGCCTATCTCGCCGTGCACAATGCAATTCGCGCGGCCGGGGTCGTCCCGGCCTCCGCTGCCGCCTGGGTGGAGCAGGTGCGCCAGGAGCTGCCAGACGCTCTGCGCGGGTTTGTCAGCGAACTTGCCGTGACCCCGATCCCCGCACGGGATGCGGACGCGCTGGCCCTGTACTGCCGGGACATCCTCAACCGCCTGTTCGAGCTCCAGGTGACGCACCTGAAAGCGGAGAAACTGGGCCAGCTCCAGCGGCTGGATCCCAATGCTGATCCGGCCCTCTTCCAGCAGCTCAACCGTGAACTGATGGAACTGGAGATGCAGCGCCGGGCCTTGCGCGAAATCCAATAA
- a CDS encoding NAD(P)-dependent malic enzyme, with the protein MTSTFAPATAISSEEIFAAHDGGKLSVETKQPLDSTRALSIAYTPGVAQVSRGIAADAGMAATHTWASRLVAVVSDGTAVLGLGNIGAAASLPVMEGKSALFKTFAGLNSIPLVLDTTDVDEIIETLVRLRPSFGAVNLEDISAPRCFELEKRLIEALDCPVMHDDQHGTAIVVLAALTNAARVTGRDMGGLRVVISGAGAAGVACANILLEAGVTDVVVLDSKGILTAGRNLEGAKGDLASRTNPRNVEGGAAEALTGADVFIGVSSGTVPEEILATMAPEAVIFALSNPDPEVHPDVAARYASVVATGRSDFPNQINNVLAFPGVFRGALDSGARRITSAMKVAAAKAIADLVGDELAADHIVPSPLDPRVAPAVAAAVASAAG; encoded by the coding sequence ATGACGTCCACTTTTGCCCCAGCCACAGCCATTTCCAGCGAAGAAATCTTTGCCGCACACGATGGCGGAAAGCTCTCCGTCGAGACGAAGCAGCCGCTGGATTCTACCCGTGCCCTGTCCATCGCCTACACACCGGGCGTCGCCCAGGTCAGCCGCGGGATCGCCGCTGATGCCGGCATGGCTGCCACCCACACGTGGGCCTCGCGGCTGGTCGCAGTGGTCAGCGACGGCACGGCCGTCCTGGGCCTGGGGAACATCGGCGCCGCTGCTTCCCTTCCGGTCATGGAAGGAAAATCCGCTCTCTTCAAGACATTCGCCGGGCTGAACTCCATTCCCCTGGTCCTGGACACCACCGACGTGGACGAGATCATCGAGACCCTGGTCCGCCTGCGTCCCAGCTTCGGGGCGGTCAACCTGGAAGACATCTCTGCTCCCCGGTGCTTCGAACTGGAGAAGCGGCTGATCGAGGCGCTGGACTGCCCCGTGATGCATGACGACCAGCACGGCACCGCCATCGTGGTCCTGGCTGCCCTGACCAACGCCGCTCGGGTTACCGGCCGTGACATGGGCGGACTCCGGGTTGTCATCTCCGGCGCCGGCGCTGCGGGAGTAGCCTGCGCCAACATCCTGCTGGAGGCCGGTGTCACCGACGTCGTGGTCTTGGACTCCAAGGGAATCCTGACCGCTGGACGGAACCTCGAAGGAGCCAAGGGGGACCTCGCCTCGCGGACCAACCCGCGGAACGTGGAAGGCGGCGCCGCAGAAGCCCTCACCGGCGCGGACGTTTTCATTGGAGTGTCCTCGGGAACCGTGCCGGAAGAGATCCTGGCAACGATGGCTCCGGAAGCTGTGATCTTCGCCCTGTCCAACCCGGACCCCGAAGTGCACCCTGACGTCGCCGCCCGGTACGCGTCGGTAGTGGCGACCGGACGCAGTGACTTCCCGAACCAGATCAACAACGTCCTGGCCTTCCCCGGTGTCTTCCGCGGAGCACTGGACAGCGGTGCGCGGCGCATCACCTCCGCCATGAAGGTCGCGGCAGCCAAAGCCATCGCGGACCTGGTGGGGGACGAGCTCGCAGCAGACCACATCGTTCCGAGCCCGCTGGACCCCCGCGTTGCGCCGGCCGTGGCAGCCGCGGTTGCGTCGGCGGCCGGCTAA